A genomic stretch from Deltaproteobacteria bacterium includes:
- a CDS encoding NADH-quinone oxidoreductase subunit N produces LAFVLAVAAFSLVGLPPTAGFMGKLFLLTAAWGHGYDWLVIVAALNTAISIYFYLSLVRHAYTHDPAAEPAPAKDGGMVLGTVFAAVILLLGIMPAPVYDLAVKAGQALLP; encoded by the coding sequence CTGGCCTTTGTCCTGGCCGTGGCCGCCTTTTCCCTGGTGGGCCTGCCGCCAACGGCCGGATTCATGGGCAAGCTCTTCCTGCTCACGGCGGCCTGGGGACATGGCTATGACTGGCTGGTCATCGTCGCGGCCCTGAACACGGCCATTTCCATCTACTTCTACCTGAGCCTGGTCCGCCATGCCTACACCCACGACCCGGCGGCCGAGCCCGCGCCGGCCAAGGACGGCGGCATGGTACTTGGCACAGTGTTCGCGGCGGTAATCCTGCTCCTCGGCATCATGCCGGCACCGGTTTACGATCTGGCGGTCAAGGCGGGGCAGGCACTTTTGCCCTGA
- a CDS encoding L-2-amino-thiazoline-4-carboxylic acid hydrolase, which yields MTSAWPKTYPNPNPKQRGDLMSMLDLRLAQAQILTLVWEQTAARFGRDEATAILAAALADDARAAGAAFARQAPHGPDLAHFATVLDRWREGDALRIADVVLAETTLSFTVTDCAYARGYADMGLPPDLIPLLSCVRDEPFAQGYSPHLSMHRPFTIAGGAAGCRFIFTWLA from the coding sequence ATGACCAGTGCATGGCCAAAAACCTATCCCAATCCAAATCCGAAGCAAAGAGGAGACCTCATGAGCATGCTCGACCTGCGCTTGGCCCAAGCCCAAATCCTGACCCTGGTCTGGGAGCAAACCGCCGCTCGTTTCGGCCGGGACGAGGCCACCGCCATTCTGGCAGCAGCCTTGGCCGATGACGCCCGCGCGGCTGGCGCGGCCTTTGCGCGGCAGGCCCCGCACGGTCCCGATCTGGCCCATTTCGCCACGGTTTTGGACCGGTGGCGTGAAGGGGACGCGCTGCGCATCGCGGATGTCGTCCTGGCCGAAACCACCCTGTCCTTTACGGTCACGGATTGCGCCTATGCCCGTGGCTACGCGGACATGGGCCTGCCCCCGGATCTCATTCCCCTGCTGTCCTGCGTCCGCGACGAACCCTTTGCCCAAGGCTACAGCCCTCATCTGTCCATGCACCGGCCCTTCACCATTGCCGGGGGCGCGGCCGGATGCCGCTTCATATTTACGTGGCTGGCGTAA